One Desulfobulbus oligotrophicus DNA segment encodes these proteins:
- the ccsB gene encoding c-type cytochrome biogenesis protein CcsB — protein MSFLLFQGSVAVYICSTAAYIVFFLTRKTHIRRISRLIFIVAFLLHTANIIARAVETGHTPIVSHHETITFFSWSVACCYLSFRWRYTVKNLGVFISTLVLALMLVAAFSSRTVISLPPMMQSWWLPIHASVTLFADGFLAIACIGGIMYLLQERELKQKRFGLFYSRLPSLESLDKLNHHCLSIGFPLYTLGLITGSLWAKQAWGAYWHWDPKETWSLVTWFLYAATIHQRFTVGWRGRRVAILSIIAFLSVLFTLWGISFLLEGIHTYVA, from the coding sequence ATGAGCTTTCTGCTCTTTCAAGGCAGTGTTGCCGTCTATATATGTTCCACTGCCGCTTATATTGTCTTTTTTCTTACCCGAAAAACCCACATACGCCGTATCAGCAGACTTATTTTTATTGTGGCATTTTTGCTGCACACGGCAAATATTATCGCCCGTGCTGTTGAAACCGGCCATACCCCCATTGTCAGCCACCACGAGACCATCACTTTTTTTTCTTGGTCTGTAGCCTGCTGTTATCTCTCGTTTCGTTGGCGATATACAGTGAAGAATCTGGGGGTCTTCATCAGCACACTTGTTCTGGCATTGATGCTTGTCGCTGCTTTCTCTTCACGTACGGTCATATCCCTTCCACCGATGATGCAGTCGTGGTGGCTGCCGATCCATGCTTCGGTCACTCTGTTTGCAGATGGGTTTCTTGCCATTGCCTGTATCGGTGGAATTATGTACCTCTTGCAGGAACGTGAGCTTAAGCAAAAGCGTTTCGGACTATTTTACTCCCGATTGCCATCACTCGAATCCCTTGATAAGCTCAACCACCACTGTTTGAGTATCGGTTTTCCCCTCTATACCCTCGGTTTGATAACCGGATCGTTATGGGCCAAGCAGGCCTGGGGTGCTTATTGGCATTGGGATCCGAAGGAAACCTGGTCTCTGGTGACATGGTTTTTGTACGCCGCAACGATACACCAGCGATTTACCGTGGGTTGGCGGGGACGAAGGGTTGCCATTCTCAGCATTATCGCCTTCTTGTCAGTGCTGTTTACCCTGTGGGGTATTTCTTTTCTCCTCGAAGGAATTCATACCTATGTCGCGTGA
- the hemA gene encoding glutamyl-tRNA reductase, whose amino-acid sequence MSRDAIVLLGVNHKKTPLAVREKLALSAGYEEPLRALGQLNLIREYYLLSTCNRVEVLFTCQHVEQAQQLVMATLFGSSITGDELARYVYRYENIEAVEHLFLVAASLDSMIVGEAQILGQLKEAYRHAARMKTTGFVLNKLLHKSFSVAKRVRTETRIGAHAVSISYAAVELARKIFGELAGKKVMLVGAGEMAELAAEHLVGQGVEEVVVANRTLQRAVNLARCYNGRAVSLEELVCQLLHVDIIISSTGSPDLILTKADVRSVMRERRNRPLFFIDIAVPRDLDPAINTLDNVYLYDVDDLMHVVEMNKTERDKEAIKAQRIIAEEKLKFDKWLTNIESTPTIVQLRSTIEQHIRYEVEKTMGRMEDMDASTQQSLEKMIGAITGKVLYPPLHFLKSESHRSNLPERIKTVRELFLLDRQNNDDQEMS is encoded by the coding sequence ATGTCGCGTGACGCTATCGTTCTGCTCGGCGTCAACCACAAGAAGACGCCGTTAGCTGTTCGGGAAAAGTTAGCCCTGTCAGCAGGTTACGAAGAACCTCTGCGAGCCTTGGGGCAGTTGAACCTTATCAGGGAATATTATCTTCTTTCCACCTGTAACCGGGTGGAGGTGTTATTCACCTGTCAGCATGTTGAGCAGGCGCAGCAACTGGTCATGGCAACCCTGTTCGGTTCATCCATCACCGGTGATGAGCTTGCCAGGTACGTTTATCGATATGAGAACATAGAGGCAGTGGAACACCTGTTTCTGGTGGCAGCCAGTCTTGACTCAATGATTGTCGGTGAAGCGCAGATCCTTGGGCAGCTGAAGGAGGCCTACCGGCATGCCGCCAGGATGAAAACCACGGGTTTTGTGCTGAACAAACTTCTCCATAAATCATTTTCTGTTGCCAAACGAGTGCGTACTGAAACCCGGATCGGTGCTCATGCTGTTTCTATCAGCTATGCAGCAGTTGAGCTGGCCAGAAAAATTTTTGGTGAGCTTGCCGGTAAAAAAGTCATGCTGGTCGGTGCAGGAGAGATGGCTGAGCTGGCTGCTGAACACCTTGTGGGGCAGGGGGTTGAGGAGGTTGTTGTTGCCAACCGCACCCTGCAGCGGGCTGTTAATCTGGCACGGTGCTACAATGGTCGGGCTGTTTCGCTGGAGGAGCTCGTTTGTCAACTGCTGCATGTCGATATTATCATCAGTTCGACGGGGTCGCCGGATCTGATTCTGACGAAGGCGGATGTCCGCTCGGTCATGCGCGAACGGCGTAATCGACCCCTTTTTTTTATTGATATCGCTGTGCCCCGTGACCTTGATCCTGCCATCAACACGCTCGATAACGTGTACCTTTATGATGTTGATGACCTGATGCATGTGGTGGAGATGAATAAAACCGAACGCGACAAGGAGGCGATCAAGGCGCAGCGGATCATCGCCGAAGAAAAGTTGAAATTCGACAAATGGCTGACCAATATTGAGTCGACTCCAACCATCGTCCAGTTGCGTTCAACAATTGAACAGCATATTCGTTATGAAGTCGAGAAAACCATGGGCCGCATGGAGGATATGGATGCATCGACACAGCAGAGTCTGGAAAAGATGATCGGAGCTATTACCGGTAAAGTTCTGTATCCGCCCCTGCATTTTCTGAAAAGTGAAAGTCATCGCAGCAATTTACCTGAACGGATCAAAACTGTTCGTGAACTCTTTCTTTTGGACAGGCAGAATAATGATGATCAGGAGATGTCATGA
- a CDS encoding Gfo/Idh/MocA family protein, translating into MTAQKACWQVGIIGTGKHGSRYARHILTDIDDLELVAISRRSETGKEQASQWGCRWHKKWQDLVDDPEVDCIIATLPPAINETVAKACAMAAKPLLLEKPMAVSSAQALSIHTCFTRQGVGLTIGQTLRYNRVIQTLRNELPSIGTLHSFTADQRLEPATLPWLDDPAQAGAGVTFHSAVHVFDALRLITGLEVVRVMARIRCVQSRRLEDHLAALVEMENGVVGTVDCSKIGPARSGRFEFVGDKGSVSGDQVHNIVEQTHDHKRQEIAIDDPVNTIVPLLKDWSAFLNGQRLNPIPGEEGVKAVQICEACLRSAEKGGWQEV; encoded by the coding sequence ATGACGGCGCAAAAGGCCTGTTGGCAGGTCGGCATAATCGGAACCGGGAAGCACGGCAGCCGCTATGCCCGGCATATTTTGACGGATATTGATGATCTGGAGCTGGTTGCCATCAGTCGTCGATCTGAGACAGGTAAAGAACAGGCTTCCCAGTGGGGATGCCGGTGGCACAAAAAGTGGCAGGATCTTGTCGACGATCCGGAGGTGGACTGTATCATTGCAACACTTCCACCGGCCATCAATGAGACTGTGGCCAAAGCCTGTGCTATGGCTGCTAAACCGTTGTTACTTGAAAAGCCAATGGCCGTGTCGAGTGCCCAGGCACTGTCGATCCACACCTGTTTTACCCGGCAGGGCGTCGGCTTAACCATCGGGCAAACCCTTCGCTACAACCGCGTGATACAGACGTTGCGCAACGAGCTGCCATCCATCGGCACCTTACACAGCTTTACCGCTGATCAACGACTCGAGCCGGCTACTCTCCCCTGGCTGGATGATCCTGCCCAGGCCGGGGCAGGCGTGACCTTTCATTCAGCAGTGCATGTGTTTGATGCGCTGCGTTTAATAACCGGCCTGGAGGTCGTACGGGTCATGGCCAGAATCCGTTGTGTGCAGAGTCGGCGGCTGGAAGACCATCTGGCAGCTCTGGTGGAGATGGAGAACGGGGTTGTAGGGACGGTGGACTGTTCGAAGATCGGGCCGGCACGATCCGGCAGATTTGAGTTTGTCGGTGATAAGGGGTCTGTATCCGGAGATCAGGTGCATAACATTGTTGAGCAGACGCATGATCACAAACGACAAGAGATTGCAATTGACGATCCGGTGAACACCATTGTTCCTTTGTTGAAGGATTGGAGTGCATTTTTGAATGGACAGCGTTTGAACCCCATCCCGGGTGAAGAGGGGGTGAAAGCGGTACAGATCTGCGAGGCCTGTCTCCGCTCGGCTGAAAAAGGGGGGTGGCAGGAGGTATGA